In the Flavobacterium pallidum genome, one interval contains:
- a CDS encoding T9SS type A sorting domain-containing protein, whose protein sequence is MIKKLLIPLLLVFGTGAFAQISMFPATESFDATFTEGTDVAFIPNWTGNLVNPTATATRIFRDETVYFSDPAALSIIPTSSFTGDVRVSLDMTSASSLAFSFKAKSMLNGDGTGTRNVILTMETSLDAGSTWIGTQQIASLPNADQADFADYSYALPAAANNQAAVLVRFKVTRGDGSGTAGKLIIDDVSIAQSNTPQLAVDETAMTFDQILGAPSPAHTVNVSGSNLTGDITLSATAGFEISLSDATGFTNALTLTPGGGIVNETIVYVRMNALSAGSYTGTLTISTTGVSDAVVNLSGVTVAVNVTDPEPFYLQPEAGPVFTAWDPASAINTFPEHMAFWTHSVTDPSLDVQFVEDWHCLYNLTNRSRFSGEGDNGVSFINTGNSQFTGVCDGSDPTQATGAMIDNGRAGAIVLALNTNADNLCGCDTFVDSADLNWTGRTILKNNRVYGLRMQYRIGNGNGNPNAGWTEFPQVQEYISGDDNTSQDIVTPLPAECLNQNFVEIRWVYYYISGTGSRAQLALDDIGFTNVVLGTPDLEINNRFSFYPNPANGNMIYFNAAADVTLSDISGKEIMRAENTTELNISNLSKGIYFIRNAAGNVLKLIR, encoded by the coding sequence ATGATTAAAAAATTACTAATCCCATTATTGCTGGTTTTTGGAACGGGCGCTTTTGCGCAAATCAGCATGTTTCCCGCAACAGAAAGCTTCGACGCTACTTTTACTGAAGGTACTGATGTGGCATTTATTCCAAACTGGACCGGAAACCTTGTCAATCCGACTGCCACGGCCACAAGGATTTTCCGTGATGAAACGGTTTATTTTTCTGATCCAGCGGCTTTGAGCATCATCCCGACAAGTTCCTTTACAGGTGATGTACGCGTGAGCCTCGACATGACATCGGCTTCTTCACTGGCATTTTCCTTTAAGGCAAAATCAATGCTGAACGGTGACGGGACCGGAACAAGGAATGTCATCCTGACAATGGAAACTTCCCTGGATGCCGGTTCGACATGGATTGGTACACAGCAAATCGCTTCGCTTCCGAATGCGGACCAGGCCGATTTCGCAGATTACAGTTATGCGCTTCCTGCTGCTGCAAACAACCAGGCTGCAGTGCTGGTGCGCTTTAAAGTAACAAGGGGCGATGGAAGTGGTACTGCCGGAAAACTGATTATTGACGATGTATCGATCGCACAATCCAATACGCCACAACTGGCTGTTGATGAGACTGCGATGACTTTTGACCAGATTTTGGGCGCGCCTTCACCGGCACACACGGTAAACGTTTCCGGAAGCAATCTTACGGGCGACATCACTTTATCCGCTACAGCCGGTTTTGAGATTTCATTGTCTGACGCTACAGGGTTTACAAACGCTTTAACGTTGACACCAGGCGGCGGAATCGTAAATGAAACTATAGTATACGTAAGGATGAACGCTCTAAGCGCAGGCAGTTATACCGGAACATTGACCATCAGCACTACAGGTGTTTCCGACGCTGTTGTAAATCTTTCCGGTGTTACCGTTGCCGTGAATGTGACGGATCCTGAACCGTTTTACTTACAACCGGAAGCTGGCCCGGTTTTTACGGCATGGGATCCAGCCTCGGCAATAAATACCTTCCCGGAACACATGGCTTTCTGGACACATTCGGTTACTGATCCCAGCCTGGATGTACAATTTGTCGAGGATTGGCATTGCCTATACAACCTTACAAACAGGTCAAGATTTTCAGGCGAAGGCGATAACGGCGTTTCATTTATAAATACTGGAAACTCACAGTTTACCGGAGTATGTGACGGCTCAGATCCAACTCAGGCCACAGGGGCCATGATTGATAACGGCCGTGCCGGTGCCATAGTCCTGGCACTTAATACCAATGCAGACAATTTATGCGGTTGCGATACCTTCGTAGATTCGGCTGACCTGAACTGGACCGGAAGGACGATCCTGAAAAACAACCGGGTTTACGGGTTGAGGATGCAATACCGTATTGGCAACGGCAACGGCAACCCAAATGCCGGGTGGACCGAGTTCCCGCAGGTACAGGAATATATCAGCGGCGATGACAATACTTCACAGGATATCGTAACGCCATTGCCTGCGGAATGCCTCAACCAGAATTTTGTGGAAATACGCTGGGTGTATTATTATATCAGCGGAACGGGAAGCCGTGCGCAATTGGCACTGGATGATATCGGGTTTACAAATGTTGTATTGGGCACACCGGATTTAGAAATTAACAACCGTTTCAGCTTCTACCCTAATCCTGCAAATGGCAATATGATTTATTTCAACGCTGCCGCAGATGTAACCCTATCAGATATCAGCGGGAAAGAAATTATGAGAGCGGAAAACACGACCGAATTAAATATCAGCAATCTTTCAAAAGGTATTTATTTCATAAGGAACGCTGCGGGGAATGTACTCAAACTCATCAGGTAA
- a CDS encoding porin, translating into MKHFYLYLILLSVSGASAQLTLTNGNHTLEISGSVSAYYNYRALKDGEFEKDKDRFKLRDAQLQLEGRIGNIWEYELQMDFADMSANNSNAQPDPENPGLMDAYVKYKGLKLFDVQVGYGKLFYSRSSMVPFAYSPYWQRADLVRGDIFSQRDVGVTIMKDFLNQRLNVYAGIYTGLGELSLQGDNDASGQPEYAARVDFSYPSRFRYRDIDDRITPIPMFTIGINARYANKTLPEGEVFPENAEGEYGLKVINGKKYVYGFDAAFQYMGFSGQFEMHQVKGEPALANDPLLHNLAAAQTGGYFLSGGYVAQLNYFAKSIRTILSARYEELDLNDLVKGNSRRFSPAIAYQIDGFDAMIKFQYFNILKEEAVDPFKWKEQFRLGLQLNFK; encoded by the coding sequence ATGAAACATTTCTACCTGTATCTTATTTTATTGTCGGTTTCAGGCGCTTCGGCACAACTCACACTGACCAATGGGAACCATACGCTTGAAATCAGCGGTAGCGTGTCCGCCTATTACAATTATCGTGCTTTGAAGGATGGTGAATTTGAAAAAGACAAAGACCGCTTTAAATTGCGCGATGCACAATTGCAGCTCGAGGGCCGTATCGGGAACATCTGGGAGTATGAACTGCAGATGGATTTCGCCGACATGTCTGCCAATAACAGCAATGCGCAACCCGATCCGGAAAATCCGGGATTGATGGATGCTTACGTAAAATACAAAGGGCTGAAACTCTTCGATGTGCAGGTGGGATATGGCAAATTATTTTACTCGAGGAGCTCGATGGTGCCTTTCGCATATTCCCCATATTGGCAACGTGCCGATCTGGTTCGCGGCGATATTTTCAGCCAAAGGGATGTGGGTGTAACCATTATGAAAGATTTCCTGAACCAGCGCCTGAATGTTTACGCCGGAATCTACACCGGTTTGGGCGAACTTTCACTCCAGGGCGATAATGATGCCAGCGGACAGCCGGAATATGCGGCAAGGGTTGATTTTTCTTATCCATCCCGATTCCGTTACCGCGATATTGACGACAGGATTACCCCGATTCCCATGTTTACAATAGGAATTAATGCGCGCTATGCCAACAAAACACTGCCTGAAGGCGAAGTGTTTCCGGAAAATGCGGAAGGCGAATACGGACTGAAAGTCATCAATGGGAAGAAATATGTTTATGGATTTGATGCTGCTTTTCAATACATGGGTTTTTCGGGGCAGTTTGAAATGCACCAGGTGAAGGGAGAACCGGCCTTGGCCAACGATCCATTATTGCACAATCTTGCTGCAGCGCAAACCGGCGGTTACTTCCTTTCCGGTGGTTATGTGGCGCAGCTGAATTATTTTGCCAAAAGCATCAGGACCATCCTTTCTGCAAGGTATGAGGAATTGGACCTGAATGATCTTGTCAAAGGCAATTCCAGGAGGTTTTCACCAGCTATCGCTTACCAGATTGACGGTTTTGATGCTATGATAAAATTTCAGTACTTTAACATCCTGAAAGAAGAAGCGGTCGACCCTTTTAAATGGAAAGAACAATTCCGCCTCGGATTACAATTGAACTTTAAATAA